ctgcccatggtaaagaggttggaactagatgatcttaagatcctttccaacctaaatcagTCTATAATGCTACAATTATTTAATTCAGGCTACTAAATTTTAAAGCATAACTCATTTATACCACACTAGTATGAGAACTTTGTTTTGACACAGAAAACAAGGCTAAAGAATTACACAAACTTACTGAGGTTTTCTTACTTTGTAAAATGAATCCAAAAAGAGCTCAGAGAGATAGACAACACTATCACACATATTCTAATCAGATTAAGTTTTCCAGTTAAATCACTTCTAGGGCATGGGGTGCAGAGCAAGAGACAGAATTGAGGCAAAACATACACTTTATTTTACTTGGGTGTTATTGAGACTCTGCTCTTTTTACAGTCTATGCTCAAGTAAACTTACGCTCTAGTAAAATATCTAGAATTGATGTAACTTGAGCAGAATCACAGATAAAACGGGAAAAGATACTTGTCTTTTAATTCCTAGCTTTTACCTGCTTTGCATGAAACCTCTGTTCTGTGCAGAATACACTGTACAGCGAAGTACAGTATGTGAATTTATACCCTTTCATTAAAGATTAACAAATGGGAGTGAAGCTATTcttcaaaacacatttaagCCACTTCAGTGGAAAGTTTCCCCTGCCCTTCTGTCCCCATTGAAAAAGGCCTTGGGTGTCACAATGACCATTCATAACTTCTGACAGGCTAACAGGCTTCATTTCACTCTCTGTGGGAGGTTTTGGCACCCCTTGCCTTGTAGGGCAATGGTCAGCCTTTACTTTCACACAATACCAGCAGAAAAGTTACTGCTCTCAACAAGCTTACACAGTAGAAGTTTGAGAGGCCTGTGCAAAACAGTTACTGTGGGACAACTTAAATTTTGGTGCAAGTGTCAAGACAGTAAAGTCTCTTAGCTCCCCCCAAAACACTGCAGATGAATCTGTAtcaactgatttaaaaaaaaaaaaaatatacagagCCAAGTCATCTAAAGCAGCTGATGAAAAAAGCCCAAAGGAAGACAGACAAACTAAagctaaaaatgtaaataactactctggggggaaaaaagctggAATGTGGGGCAATAAGTGAAGCAGCAAAGGAtgaaagaaagagcagagaaaaaaaatccactaagCCAGAAATAACAACCTCAGAATGCATCTTGCACTGTAGACGTGTcatcaaaagagcagaaaaagtaCCATAAGCAACCTCTAATTCAGAGCAATTATAGGGCTTAACTCCTTGCTCAGATAGTATTTTGCTAATTATATGGGAgtcagagaaaggaaagctattcatttctcatttataAAGCACAAGTTCTCTGAAACATATGCCAAACAATTAGGCAGCAAAGGGCTTATTACAAGTATTTGTACATTGTAATTCCTCAAACCTCTTAGAAGTACAGGAGTTACACAAGCCCCAGACATATTGGGTTATCTGCACGTTTCTGGTACTAAAGATACTAAAAGGGTATGTGACCAGCATTAAGCTGCAGTAACATACACAAAACAAGGCAAACAACAAATGTATTAGGCTGTTTTAATAACACTGATGAGTTACGCATGCCATTCCCTCAGGAATGTTCACTTTACAAGAAAGACCTGGGCCTAAGAATCAGCAGACTATGAACAGCATCTTATATCCCTGTTTGATGAAGAGTATCTTGCATCCAAAGACTTCAAGTTTGTCATGTGAAACTGGCATTTCTATATCATGGGCTTTGTGTAAGGcaaaacacagtactgcaacACCTTCTTCCCTCAATGTTTTTGTAAGAGGAAGGCACTCAACTAATGCTGGCTagtcttatttttgtttcagtcagCACATTCCCGTGAGCCAATCTAGCATTTGCATAGTTTGGGACACAACAGTAGGAGAGAAGATTCCAATTCCAAATATGTGAACTGAAAAGGGAACTCCCCGCTATGCATTCATGAGTGGCCAAGTTCCCAGGGTACCAGCACTGCTTACAATATATCAGATTCAGAAATTGGTGCTCTACTCTCTAAAGCTTCAATCGATGCTGTATGTACAGCACAGACTGATTCCCCTCCATGTACCACTGCAATGTAAAGCAAACGGTGAAACCATAACCTTAACTATATTTTTTGTGTGCTTGCCAAATTTTTATCAACTTCCAAGAGGAAAAAGTAGGAGACCCTAGCAGAAGACATCCAAAGAGCATGAATCAACTTTTCATTGTTTGCAGTAACTAACATATAGCACACTTTGCAAAAAATAGCTTTGTGTCTGCATGCAGTTTAGGTGCAATGGTGCTATGCTCACAccacaaaataaatcctttaaaaCCTAAGGTATGTCAGCCAACCTGCACAGAGCTAATTTTACCTAATTATCTACAGTATGTTTTACCCCAGATTAGAGTAACTTGTTAATGAATAATGAAAAGCTAGCTTGCTTCAATCAACTAGTACACACTATACATGTCTAGTCACATTAAGCCTTCAATTAAAGCCTACACCACTTCCACTACACCCATGTTCCATTTCCACTTAGAGTCATGATATATATTTCAAACCTATACACGTACAGTCTGCGTACGACTGACCACTGAGGGCTGTAGTTTTATATTTTGGTGCAAAAATATAAAACACATACTAAAACTTTCAGCCTGTGTTTTCCCAGTACAATGGATTTGAACAAGAAAAGGCCATTGAAATACCATCACTTACACTCTTTGATGAACAGGTAGACCAGAGTTAATACCACAGTATGACCACTAAACAGGAAGTCTCCGCACAGGATGTGAGATCCAGTTATGGATAGACCACCACCAGAAATCAGTCTCAGGATCCTCTGAAGCTTTGCCTGCGCATCTCCGTTCAACTACAACACCCGAAAAGAgtaccaaaaaaataaaaaaaaaaaaaaaaagtttaaggTACACCATAAGCAACTTGAGTAAACTTCTTGCCCAAACACATGTGGAGTCAGCAGACAGGGAGAAAAGCACACATCTTCCATTTCTTTGACTTTGTTTCCCATATTCTTAAACAAATGGGCATGCACAAAGCTGTCACAGGTGCTAACAATCAGCTTGGTAACACTAGCATTCTGACTATGCTTTCCAaggctattttaaaatatgcgCTGTATAAGAATGAGATACAGAGTATACTGGAAAGGTAAACATTAAGAATTCATAAGGTGAGGTATCTCATAACAGCAATTGATGGAATGGGTAAAACCCATTCAAAACTAGTTTCAGTACTGTACAACCTTGCATACTGCTTGTCATTCTGTTCAGAGCTGAGCAGTTTTTCCACAGAGCAGAAAAACCCCTCGAACTAAATTTTAGATTTGGTTACAAGCTCAGTCAAGACTTGCTCAGAtttagaggatttttttttttaacatacatGAGGATCAGCTTTTGACTTCTCATAGACACTAGGCAAGCACTCAGTTTCACCTAGCATTTAAAGATTAActctggaggggaaaaaaaaccaaacacagcaaGTTAAAACGATAACCCAGTTTTACATAATCAGAGAGATATtcacataggaaaaaaacaaatccagaagAGCTATCATGTCTTTCCAGAGTTCAAGTAATTAATCCTGGTTTAATCCTAGCAATACGTACTTCTGGCAGAGACAGttaagttttcctttgcttaccTCTTCCTACTTCTCAATCTACAACACACAAAGTCATTCCCCAagctattaaaacaaaacagttgaGTCTTTACAACAGTGGTAtgcaaataaagatttttttaaatagatccCAGTTCGTAAGTAGTTCATCCACTATGTTCCTAAGTTGTCCCAATGTGAAAGAACAAGACTGAACAAACAGGTACCCCACCATCTATGTAATAAGATGTATAAGAGTGGCTCAAGTCTCAGGAACAAGTTTACTAACTTGGTAGCAGCCCTATTTTGACACAGATACTCTCCTTTAAAGCAGCTTAACTGCAGCAACAACTTGAGGCTCTTTGCATATCTCACAATTTTTGGTTTACCGcaatctgtgtttctgaagacaTCAGCTGAAAGTAAGTTGTGTTATTTAACAACATCTGGAACATTAGCTTCTATTTGCTCTTATGGCCTCAGCCATAAGGACTCAGGTATATTAAAGCGAGAACTGGGGAGCAAAGACTCTTACCTTTGGCGCACACTGAAAATGCATTCCAGGCACAGGTAAGGTGGTAACATACATAGTAATACAGCGGTACAGATACAAAGTTCCCATTATAAAAAAGAACCTGCGTCCCACTATTgatctgaaagcagaagaaggGTGGAGGGGAAGAATGAGTATAGAGTACACAAGCAGGATACACATACAACCATTATGGAGCTCTAGCTTTATTAGACCTCTAAAACCCTAGAATTAATGGGTAGCTCCGTCCCCAGCTCTTCACCACACACTTCTTTAAATCAAAGGTTTCTTCAGTGCCGGCTCATAAGAGTATAGAGCTACCACAAAGCTTGCACCAATATTAACATGGCCTCAGTCTAACTTGGGTATGCAGTCAGGTGCAGTTTTCCTTTGACTCTGTGTCCTTCTCTTTTTAGTCCCATATCATAAGCACATACTTGACTTAAATAtgtcgtgagacctcacttggagtactgtgtacagttctggtgtcctcaacataaagaggaaacggaactgttggaacaagtccagaggagggccacaaggatgatcaggggactggagcacatcccgtatgaagacaggctgagaaagttggggctgttcagcttgaagacctcatagcagccttccagtatctgaagggggcctatagggatgctggggagggactcttcattagggactgtagtgacaggacaaggggtaacaggttcaaacttaaacaagagaagtttagatgggatataaggaagaagttctttactgtgagggtggtgaggcactggaatgggttgcccaagaaagtcATGAATGCTCCgtcccggcagtgttcaaggccaggctggacagagccttgggtggcatagtttagtgtgaggtgtccctgcccatggcaggggggttggaacttgatgatcttgaggtcctttccaaccctaactattctattattctatgattctatgcataGTTTAAGttaaagacaaaggaaaaagcttCCAATCTAGCTGTAGAGGACAGTAGGTTCTTCATCAAATTCAGAAGCCATTTTTTACATCAGCATGATTTCCTGCTTAAACATTGTCTCGTCAGTAAACACATGCTGAAAAGCCCAATCCCAGAATAAATTTGACTACTACAACATGGGTGTCAAATTCAGATTTTAGAAACATTATGCAATAATCAGGAGAAACCTGTGTTTCTGTACCCAACCTAGACAATGGAACAGTTTCTAAAGCAGTCATCCCTTTGGCATTTTCCTGCCAGCCCCACTCTACAATATTGCTACAGATTCTACCATAAAATTTATTGTACCCAAAGCTAAAACTGGAAACAAGTGTTCTGAAAACatacagcagaggaaaaaaaaatatagcttCTTACTTGTATCTAAGAAACAACCACTGGAATATCCATAATCCAAGTAGTATCATTCCATttatttctgatacagaaaaAGCCCACTGCACACGATCAATGTAATCGAAAAATTTGTCAGGCAAGGGAGGGCTTAACTCCTTTGGAGGTACTCTCTCATGGACCACAGTGATCATGACAGTTGTTAGAATCAAGTTGAAGAGAGCATAGACAAAGGCAATGCCCGTTTTCCACCATTCCAGAGGAAATTTGTTCCTAGACTCAGCAGGCATAGCAATCTGGATGTAATCAGGatatttctttgttgtttttcgcAAGCCATTAGACAAGCCCTTTGGTTTGCTAGTGCCATTTTTGCTCTCTTCAGTGACTGAGAGAGTAGGTCGTGAGTAGCCATTAGAAGTGTCACTGTTTTGACTCTCCATATGCTCTTCAAGCTTTGCTGTCTCAATAGTATTCATTCCCACGCTGTATTCCCAAAAAGGGTTTATCAGTGAACAACTTCTGAGCTCCGAAGTATTATTTCTTCAAGTCCAATGCTCTTGTTCCTGGAtgaacttttatttctgttaaactCTAGAAGGTGTCTATTGTGCTTTCACTACTCAGATCCTGTCAAGCAAGTCATGAAGGTCAGTCTTTTCCTCTAGAGCTGTATCatctgcaaaaaataaaatccaaacagATTCTGAGTAACTTCAGAACTAGTCGTGTGACACAACAAAATGCTGTTCTAAGTTCCAACCAAATCTACTTACCTATGGAAGTCAAAAGGCAAACCTAGAGACATGTGGTTACAGAGAAACTTAATCTCTGATCAGTTTAGGAACTAGTGccaatttttaacttttttttaaactattttaaggACAAGGTCCATAGACTTTAATGACGCTGACAGCACTTGTTTTATCAGTTGTCAGAATTAAGACTAATCCATGTTTGCAGCAATACTGAAGTTTATTGCATACAAAATATCTCCTTTTTGACCCTAGGGTTGCTACAGATATTGCTACAGATATTAACATAGTTTGTCCATATAGATCAGACAATCGTGTTAGTTCTGAtgatagaaaacaaaatggCACCGCAGGATTTGATTTTGTAAGGCATAAAGTAATTTAGATTCACCTAGAAGAAAAATCTATTCCATGGGTAGATAGGTCTAATACATTTTCTTGGATCCGAATGAGTCTTTCAAcactaaaaaacccacaacccacCCACAagacaaaaaccccacaccaccaccaaaaaacaacaacaaccccaaacacaaaagaaacTCGCACACCAAAAAATCTAGATAGCTACTGTAGTACCCACTAAATAATGTCTGAAATTTCAGAGAACTGAGAAGTACACTTCTGGATTAGATTCTTTCTTATGGCAACCTCTATGTAGAACAGACCAAAAATGGATCTGTGTTTGTCCTTTAGTTACTTTAAAACACATCTACATGGATATATTCTTTTTAAACAGGAACAAATAGCAAGATTCATTATCACACAGGATTTATTTCAGGTTGCATTTGCCAATTCAGTAAAATCacattagattaaaaaaaaaaaaaaatcagataagCACACTTTTTATAACAGCATTTTCTACAAAGACCTGAATGCAGTTCACCTCCACAGAACTGACATTGCTCCCTACTAGAAACAAAGGCTATTCCCCACCTCCACTGTCTTTAAAAGTTCTGTGAAACCACTTATGATATACCTATTTTTATTACTCTGTTAGCTCCTATGGCAAAAGTAGTATTACTGTATAAAAGTGTTCATTATCTACCAGcaattttagtttttcttttattgtttctcTAGGAGAAGTTCAATACTACCACCACCTCAAGTCTCAACACGCCAACACAGGCTGCCACAGTTTGCCACGCTATATGTACCATGAAGTCACCATGATGGAAACTAGAGTTTCTCTATAAAAGTACATCACAAAACCtggcttaggaaaaaaaaccatcttGCTTAGTAAAAGCCTGTCCAGTAACTGATCTCTTGATAGCAAGGACAACCTAAAACTGAAAGAGCCTGGAAAGTCaggtgtttgtgttttggtcCTCTTCCCTCATCCCCCCCCAACCAGAGAAGATATTTAACATGGTCAGCATGTAAATCCCACTGATTTCCTAGCTGCTGCTCTTACTgctgaaagggagaaagagtAAAGGTTCAGATCCCAAACATGACTATTTCAGTATTACCTGTATAAATCTCTCAAGAAGAATTTCTAAATTAACTCTCAGCAGTGTTTCTGAAATCCACTATCACTGGTTGACCTTTCCTAATCCCTGATCAACAAGTTTATGTAAACTACAGACACATGCCCTGAACAACTCTCCACCACCCAAAGAAAAAACACTACCCAAGAAAACAAGTGGTGATTTCAGACGCTTTCTCTCCCTTTTACTAGTCATACCGTAAACTCTGCTACCCTAGAAGGGGATGTTTAATCCACGAGGCAGGCAATGACCTCTCAGATGCTTTCTACAAAGAATATTCTTTTAGAGCAGCTGCAAAAGCAACAGCTTACTTGATAGTGTAGTAGAACAACACTTCAACTTTCACAAgtccttttttaaacacagacatTCTGTTCCCCATCTACTAAAGATAAACATGTGACAGAATGCTTAAGTaacaatatagaaaaaaatcttaaaccacgacacctgtCCAATTGCTTAAGTTTTGGAACACCAATCTACCCAGCATTCACCAAAGTCAAGACAAAGTCTCAACAATGTTACACACAGCAGTCACTGATGGAGGGATCAGCAAAACAGTATATTTTACATCCTGCAGAGTGAAACATTTTTAGAACTAtgcattttctgaaaaacagcagcaaagttaATAGTagcctttgttatttccttctcttcccccaaAATACCTCAAACCTAGTAACGTAACTAAAAGGAAGATTTTCAGATACTTAATGACATGTAAGTAAGCCTTGAAGATCAAAGAGCATCTGAACTACAGATGAATAACCTCACAACCTAAAAGTACAGTGGCAGTCAAATTTTTACATTAACCTATTAAAGCAATTATACCTACAGCTTGCAGGAAAAAGCTGTGTTCCTTCTTGGTCCTTTTAAATGGATCGTAAGGCATATTGATCTACTGTTTCTGATGGCTCATCAAGATTATTCCAAGCAGAGTGCCTACTGTGGTCAAAACTTTGTTTACATTGATAGTTCAAGGTGCTATATATTATCTGATCAGTGATCTGCAAGAACATAAGGGCTTACCTCTACAGCACCTTTCCAACCTGTTTCTCCCATACtctaaaggaaagcagaaactaTTGATGAAAGACAGAAACACCCTGCTTGAAGCTTTCAGTCCCTTGCTGCCAATCTGACTGGCTGGCCATGCAACAGATAAAAAGCACAAACAGTCTAATCATTCTCTGCTACAGGCTGTAGCATGTTAATTTCAGTTAAACATCCTATTGCTTCTTTTGTCAAACCTGGAATGCCCCCATATCCAAACCACTAGATGCCCATAAACTGTCTAGTAGTAGGCCTTAAGACTTCTTCAGTAACCAGGCAGCAATGCTCAGGCCTGGTCATCTTGCCAACATCCAGGGTCTGAAAATCAAACCCAATTGCTCTAAACTATGGAACACCCACTGGGTGAGTCTCAAAGACTCACACAAAATAAGCAAAGCAACCCAAAAGGATAAATACAGTTCCTGTAACGGATACACCCAGGTTTTAGGAACCAGTATTCTTTTCGGAGAAAACTTCAATACCATCTAAAAATAGATAGCCTCTTCAAGCAGCAGAGCTTCTTAACCAGCAGTATTACAATAGAAGTTGTAACTGCCACAAGGAACAacatatttaaaggaaaaatcttagcagtgaaaaagatgaaagagcagcagagatcCTAACTGTTTATCCTGAATTTCTACTTGCTCCCATGCAAGTAGCTCCTTTATTTCTTCACATCTCCATTTGGCTGTCATTCTAAAGAAAACAGTTGACTGGGGGTACAGCTTTGAGACGAGTGTTAAGAAAGCACATCTACATTTGGCTGTTTATGCTAGAACTGAAGAATAACAAACAGCTTTATTTAGCTTGTTAGTCATCCGATTTTCACATAAAGGTCATTTTCACATAAAGTCAGCTCACAACAGGTGTTTCTTGTGCCATAATTGGAATTTCTGTAACATTTATCAAACTATTTTAACTTTCATAATTTATTATGGACTGAATAGTCACACTTTAGACAGGTTTTTCAAATAAGCAGGTCTTAACCTGCTGTGCCATATACGAACAATATTACTGGAACAAGAACATCTGTAACAGTAGGACTGATCGGGTCTGACATTAAGGAAAGCTACATATTCATACACAAGGTGGAAAAGGTTTCTAagcagtaatatttttaaacctcatttatttttgttaaggTCGGCTCAAATATTTGAGGCAGCTGTAACATATTCCTGTATATGATAGTTGCAGAAAAAGGGTCTGTAAATAAAGcactaaagaaaaatatgacaCAGATAACATGAGGGACAGTTATAGTACCATATTGCTGTTCTCTGTATCACAATTAGCAGGAAACAACTGCTGGCTagtttatgttttcttcagtcACATTTTTAGGACTATGTATGGGACCAGAACCAGAAAAGAAGCTGGGTAGCTTCTACTACCTTGAGAGCAATGAATAAAAACtaaggttttgggttttatttttttatttcctaaggCTTTGAGGTCTCTGTTTTAATAGCATCCCTTCTTCCATGCTATATGTATGTcccacagcaaaaaaaaaaaaaaaaccacaaaaaaaaaaaaaaccccaaaacacaactgCTAAGCAAGATCTGGGCAAAGTACATTCAGGCATGCAGAAACAGGACTGAGTTTAACAGGTCTACTTATTGTTTCTATTTCCCTATAGTATAATTATTTTCAGAGTTGTGTTCATCATTCAGCTATACAGTGTTTATGTTTACAATATACAAATTGAACTGCAGTTTATCTAaaagttattaataaaattattttcagtagtaGAAATAAAGCAGATATTCCCTGTACTTCTAGAGAGAGGGATTTTGCAATTCTCTCATTTAGGATTACTAATGTACCAAGAGAAGCTGTCTCAAGGACAAAATCCCTACACTTATCCAGATAGAGAGGAAAAGTTTCAAGGTTACTGGTTAACTATTTGTACAATCAAAGTTTCACCAGTATTGTggaattctgtttctttacatCTCTTACTATTACAAAGGATATTAGTTTCCATTTTCCTGTAATTTAACATTCAGTGTGTTCCATAGCAGTGTCAAGTTTTTTAAACAGTAATTcccaaaaagcacaaaaaatattaatagaatCAGAGAGctgtttgggttgaaagggaccttaaagatcatctggctccaaccccctgccatggacagggacaccttccactagaccaggctgcttaaagtcctgtccaacctggccccaCTGACTACCTAAGCAATGGGAAGGGGGTGGATATCATTCTGAACACTGATGAATAGGTTTGCCTTAACTGTGTGAAGGCATCTTCAAACTCTTTAAGCCGTTTGGTCCCCAAACTCCAAAGGATCATATGTGGTAACTAAAGAGTCTGACACCTTTAAGGCACTTCATATCTGACATTAATTTCCCTCTCCATTATTTACCCTTATCTTTTAAGGACCAAAGTCACAGTATCTGTTACATGGCAATTATTTGTTATCTTTTGGTGCTAAAAGTAACCCATTCTGGCAATAATCCACATGTATAGGCAGAAACAAAGACTTCATATTTACAGGTTAACAGTCTCTCCTAAAGCAAGGATTTTGAGAATGGTCAGAGTCATATCGGAATCTGAAGCACAGAGTAATTGAGGCTAGAAGAAACTTCAGGAGATGTCTAGGCCTCTGGCCAGGATCAGCTATGACATCTGATTAGACTGCTCAGTGCTTCATCCAGTGGCAGCTGTAACACCTCCGAAGGTGTGCATCCTCTCCTGTTCCACTGCATGGTGCTTCCCACAGTGAAGATGTTTTAGGACTTTCATTgttggtggtgggtttttctgttctgtttttttttgtttgtttgttgtgtgaGGAGGGTTTTGTgtgggggttttggtggtttgttagtttgggctgggttttttttcctttgtcttatttactttttttgtacCTACTTCTCATTACAAATGATACCCCTTGTGTCTCATCCACCACTGCAAAGAGCCTGGCCCTGATGTTCCTGACGACCTCCTCGCAGGTATTAAGGAGCTGCTGttaggtccccctgagcctctTCCTCAGGATTAAGCAATCCAACTGTTCCCACCTCCCTTCACAGGACCTGTGCTCCTGACCACTCTGGGGTCCCTCTGCTGGGCTTGCTTCCAGCATATGTTTTTCCTGGATCAAGGACCCAAAACGAGACACACTATTCTAGAGACAGCTAAGTGCTGCACAGGGAGGAATAACCGCTTCCCTATGAATCCTGGCTATGTTCCTGCTAAATACTGCTCAGGACAGTGTTGGCTGCCTTCA
The sequence above is a segment of the Lathamus discolor isolate bLatDis1 chromosome 1, bLatDis1.hap1, whole genome shotgun sequence genome. Coding sequences within it:
- the SGMS2 gene encoding phosphatidylcholine:ceramide cholinephosphotransferase 2, which translates into the protein MNTIETAKLEEHMESQNSDTSNGYSRPTLSVTEESKNGTSKPKGLSNGLRKTTKKYPDYIQIAMPAESRNKFPLEWWKTGIAFVYALFNLILTTVMITVVHERVPPKELSPPLPDKFFDYIDRVQWAFSVSEINGMILLGLWIFQWLFLRYKSIVGRRFFFIMGTLYLYRCITMYVTTLPVPGMHFQCAPKLNGDAQAKLQRILRLISGGGLSITGSHILCGDFLFSGHTVVLTLVYLFIKEYSPRHFWWYHLICWLMSAAGIICILVAHEHYTVDVIIAYYITTRLFWWYHSMANEKTLKVSSQTNFLSRAWWYPIFYFFEKNVQGSVPCSFSWPISWPPSCFKSSCKKYSRVQKTGEDNEKST